Below is a window of Brassica napus cultivar Da-Ae chromosome A5, Da-Ae, whole genome shotgun sequence DNA.
CAACAGAATCAGAGCTTAAGTCAGAATCCAGAAAGGAAGACTGCCTCAAGATTTGACGTTTTGAGTGACAGAAGGGTTTTTATACTAACGTTATTGGAATCCACGATGTGTAGGGGTGATATTTGTTGTATGTAACCTTCTCAAGCCTGTAGATGTATTCGTACCACAGGTAACCAAACCTGAAAAATAATAAGGAAACAACTTAGCCATCAAAACATTATCAAATACATAAGATCAAGAAACCAAACTCACGAATGAGGAAATTGCAGTTATGCTCGTCTTGATCCAGATCCAGAAATTGCAACTTAGCTATTGGATATACTTGACTTATACGATAACCTCAAATCTAGGAATATCTCTTTTGTATATATCCTTAGTATATGCTAAGTATATTCCTCTGTCATGtacctatatatattgtacGTTGATCATTCAATAAATTCTCTCTCAAATcctatatggtatcagagcttagatctctcttttctttttgagtttttctttCGACTCTCTCTAACACAAACATGTCGAGTGAATCTTCACACAACTCAGGCGCCGCCACTGCTGAACGCACCGCGGTCTACAACTCAAGTGACCCTCAAAACTCACTTCTCTCGGTGAATATGGGCAACATCACCAAACTCACCAATACCAACTATCTCATGTGGAGCAAGCAGATTCATGCCTTACTCGAAGGTCATGAGCTTCACGGTTTCCTTGTTGCACACGATGACATCCCAACGGCAACTATTGAAACAAATGGCGTTGCAGAGCCTAATCCAGCCTTTGTCTCGTGGAGAAGACAAGATCGTCTACTCTACAGTGCGGTTCTAGGTGCGCTCTCTCTTCCTGTGCAACTTCTTGTTGCCAGTGCTACTACAACCCATGAAGTGTGGACCATGCTAGCTGGCGCGTTTGGCACTCCAACCAGGGGACACATACGTCAGCTCAAATTTCAGATCAAAAGCTGCACCAAGGGTTCTAATACCATCAGTGAGTACCTACGTACTATGAAGACAAAAGCTGATGAGCTAGCACTACTAGGCAAACCGATGGATTCTGAAGATCTCATTGAACAAGTTCTTGCTGGACTTCCGGAAGAGTACAAACCGGAAATAGATGCTACTAATGGTCGTGACAATCTCATCTCGTCCACAGAGCTTCATGAGAAACTAGTGAACCGTGAGGCTATGATCTTATGTGCTCAGCCGTCTTCCCCAGCCTTCCCGATCACGGCTAATCAGGCATCTTGCTCCAACAACAACAaaggcaacaacaacaacaactggCGCAATCAAACCCCTCAGCAACATCAGCAGCAACAACCTGTGCAAGGTCAACAGCAACAAAACCGCAACTATACCCGTCAGTCTCGTCCCTATCTTGGAAAGTGTCAAGCATGTGGTGTTCAGGGCCACAGTGCTCAGCGCTGCTCCATGTTTCGTATTGTGCCAACTCAAAACCCAACAACTTCGGAACAACAGTGGCGTCCCAGTGCCAATCAAATGGCTCTCAACACAACAAACACTGAAGGATGGCTCATGGATAGTGGTGCAACGAATCATGTGACATCGGACTTTCACAACCTCTCGCTTCACAATCCCTACACGGGAAATGATTCCATTGTCGTTGGAAATGGTGCTGCTCTTCCAATAACACATACTGGTTCTTTTCACTCTCACACTTCTAATCGCAATTATACATTCAACAATGTCTTATGTGTACCGTCAATGCACAAGAACCTGATCTCAGTGTATCAATTCTGCAATGATAATCAAACTTCTGTGGAATTTTTCCCCTCTATGTTTCAGGTGAAGGACCTGGACACGGGAGCACCTCTGCTGAAAGGACCGGTTAAGAATGGCAGCTATGAGTGGCCTTATTCATCATCTCTAGGAGCTTTCTCTGTTTCAAAATCTTCTCTGTCTCATTGGCATCATCGCCTTGGACACCCGGCTTTTCCAATTCTTAAAACAATAACTTCTTcgtttttatcttcttctttatgtAATGCATTGGAGTCTACTCCTTGCAATTCTTGTTTACTGAATAAGAGTCACAAACTTCCATTTTCTACAACAACAATCTCTTCATCTCATCCTTTACAAGTTTTATTCTCTGATGTTTGGATGTCACCAGTCCTAAGTGTAGATGGTTACAAGTATTATCTACTTATTGTTGATCATTTCACTCGTTACATGTGGTTTTTCCCTCTTAAACTGAAGTCACAGGTAGCAGCAACCTTCACTCGGTTTAAGTCTCTCGTGGAAAATCAATTCAACCAACGCATCCGCACACTCTATACTGACAACGGTGGAGAATACATTGCTCTAGCCTCATTCCTTGCTACACACGGCATCTCACATCTTACAACTCCACCACATACACCAGAACACAACGGTGTGTCTGAGAGACGTCACCGTCACATAGTAGAGACTGGGCTTGCCCTTCTTACACACGCCTCAATGCCTCCAAGCTACTGGACGTATGCATTTGCCACAGCAACATATCTTATCAATCGCATGCCAACTAAAACACTCTCCATGGCGTCACCATACTCACAACTATTCAAAATGGAACCGCACTACTCCAAACTCCGAGTGTTTGGTTGCTTATGCTACCCGTGGCTTCGTCCTTACACCTCTCATAAACTCGACCCGCGCTCGCTCCCTTGTATCTTTCTCGGGTATTCTCTAACTCAGTCTGCTTATCTATGTCTTCATTTACCAACATCTCGTCTCTACATCTCACGACATGTtgaattttgtgaaaataatttccCTTTTCCGCTGTCATCATCTCCCTTTGCTCACCAGGACGAGTCTGAACCCTCTTGGGTTCCGACAGTGACTCCACTAGATACTGATTGCAGGTCACTCACAGCTCCTCCTACAACAGCTCCTACAGCGGTTGTGCTCCCGTGCTCGGACCCTTTGCCAACGAACACAACATCAGCCACAATGGACCAGTCTGGAGTACCTTCAACAACAATCACTCCTACAACAACAACGGCTCAAAatgcatcatcatcaacaacattGGCCTCCTCTGAGCCTCCTATGTCACCACAAAATCGTGAACCAGTCAATAACCATCAAATGGTTactcggggggggggggggaagaaTCAAATCGTCAAAACGAATCCAAAGTACTCGTACTCAGCTCATCTGGTGCTTGCGAGTCTGGATCCTCACACAATCTCTCAGGCGCTCTCTGACCCACTATGGCGTGACTCAGTCAGTGCGGAGTTTAACAACTTCATACGCACTGATACATTTGATCTAGTCCCACCTTTGACTGAACAAAACGTTGTCGGCTGCAAATGGCTCTTCCGCACCAAGTTCTTACCAGATGGAACTGTTGACAAACGCAAGTCTCGCTTGGTTGCTAAAGGTTACACTCAAAGACCCGACATTGACTTCCATGAAACGTTCAGCCCTGTTGTGAAAGCTCCAACGATTCGTCTCATTATTAGTGTTGCCACTACTTGGGATTGGCCACTTCGCCAACTTGACATCAacaatgcctttcttcaaggaacTCTTGATGAGGATGTCTATATGCAGCAGCCTCCAGGTTTCATCGACAAAGATCGTCCCAACTTTGTCTGTAAGCTCAAGAAACCAATCTATGGCCTCAAGCAAGCTCCACGTTCTTGGTACAATGAGCTCAAACGGTTCCTCTTACAATCTGGATTCCGCAACTCTCTTGCTGATgcctctctctttttcttcaaaGATAAGACGGTCATCATGTACTTGCTTGTGTATGTCGATGACATAATCATCACGGGGAGCTCAACAACTGCAGTCAAGTCGTTCATTGATCTTCTTGCAAAACGTTTTGCACTCAAAGACCTTGGCGACCTTGCTTACTTTCTTGGCATCGAAGTCATGCGCTCCACTGCTGGTGTTGTTCTTTCACAAAGGAAGTACATCTCTGACCTTCTTCATCGCACTCGCATGACTGCAGCAAAGCCTACTGCAACACCTATGTGCTCTACGTCGTCTCTGACTCTCAATGATGGAACGCTACTACCGGATGGAAATGAGTATCGAACAGTGATTGGCGGCCTTCAGTATCTCTCTCTCACTAGACCAGATATATCGTTTGCGGTCAGCAAGCTCTCCCAGTTCATGCATAAACCCACAACAACACATTGGGAAGCAGCAAAACGAGTTCTTCGGTATCTTGCTGGCACCATCACTACTGGTCTCTTTTTCAAACGCCCCAACTCACTGTCTCTCCATGCGTTTtctgatgctgattgggctcgGAACCGTGATGACTACACCTCTACCGGAGCGTATGTTGTTTTTCTTGGACAGCATCCCATTTCCTGGTCCGCTAAGAAGCAAACGAGTGTCTCCAGATCGTCCACTGAGGCCGAGTATCGGTCTGTTGCAAACACTGCTGCGGAAGTTAGTTGGGTCTCCTCACTCCTTCTTGAGATTGGTGTACCCATTCCTGCCACTCCAACGGTCTTTTGCGATAATATTGGTGCCACATATCTTGCCGCAAATCCTGTATTTCACACTCGCATGAAGCACTTGGCTCTTGACTATCATTTTGTTCGCAATCAAGTTCAGGCCAAGAACCTACGAGTTACACATGTCTGCTCTGctgatcagttggcagatgCTCTGACCAAACCACTACCTCGTCGTCGGTTTGAGTCTCTGTTTATCAAGATCGGACTTGTAAATCGCCGTCCGTCTTGAGGGAGCGTATTGGATATACTTGACTTATACGATAACCTCAAATCTAGGATTATCTCTTTTGTATATATCCTTAGTATATGCTAAGTATATTCCTCTGTCATGtacctatatatattgtacGTTGATCATTCAATAAAGTATTCTGTTCTCTCTCAAATCCTATATTAGCCATCAAAACATTATCTTTCTTTTGGCATCACATTCCTCCAATTTCTCCATCCATCTCTCTACCTGAGATCAACATGTCGAAAGAGATTTTAATCGTGAGTGTCATGAGAAGATATTGAGAAAATGTGAGCACCATAGGTTCAGGACTCAGGAGTTACAGTGGGATGGAAATAGGCATATATCATTCCAATGATCATATGTAGCGGTCAAGTCCGGATCTGAAGTGCCATTCATGTAGCAGTGGTAGGTCTGGTTTAGCTGGATCAGTGTATCCTGCAGTTCTTTAAGGATAGAAACCAAATGTTAGTCAACATACATAAACACAGATCTCATGACCAAGAGGCATCCAAACATTGCCGTGAAAtataaagggaaaaaaaaagatatgaaagaAGTCCGAGCTGACCAAGTAAGAATGTTAGAGGACTCTAGAAAATCTCAAAAACTCCAGGAATCTCCCACATGAGGATGACCACAAGAAAGCATGAAGCAATTTTCACAGCCATTACTGATGGAATTTCGTTATACCGACTGAAGATACCAAGGGCTCCATACACCATTAGAGTAAGCAGAGTGTGCATCGGACAGATGTAGTATATCATATAATCGTTATTGAAAATGATGCAGCTAAATGCCACAAATAAGTTAAGACGCCACATCATCTGGAAGAAGTAAAATATTTCATGAGCATCGTGAGTTTTTGAAAGAAACATATGCTTTACAGAAGCATATATTATggtaaactgatttttttttttgtaacactaaaCTTGCATTAATTCGACAGAGTTTAGGCCCTGTAGGGGGCTGGTACAACAGACGCATTTAACAAGGCTTGCTTTGCCATAGCATCAGCTTCCTTGTTATTTGTACGTCGAATCCAAGAGATAGAAAAATGTTCAAAAGCCGAAGACAAGCTAATGATATCAGCTAAGATACCATACAGTTCTGCAATCGGAGTCCCTGATTTCAGAGCGTTGAAGAGGATTAGAGAATCTGTGTTGCAGTGTAGCCGTCTAGTGTCCCTGGCGACACAGTCCGTCATTGCCTCTCTCAGTGCTAGTCCTTCCGCTACGAGTGGGGAAGCAACGAAGTAACAATGTGACATTCTTTGTGTAGTGGAGTTGTCCTCTCTGATGGTCCATCCTAATCCCGCTGTTCTCCGGTCTGCTTGCCACGCTGCGTCTGAATATACCACAGTTGTGTGCGGTGGTCTTGTCTCTCTAGGTAGAGGGGTCGGTGTAGGAGTTGGAGTCTTGACCTGTTCAGAGAGCCATTCCCTTGCTGCGTTTATGGCCGATGAGATGACTTCCTCGGGTGATGACTGCTTGTTGTTGAAGATCAGATTATTGCGCGCGAGCCAGATACCCCAAAGAATCCACGGAGCAAGTTGCCCTGAAACACCCGAAGGTGGGAGACACTCTAGAGTACACAGAGAATGCCAGCAAGAAGCTAAATCTACCAGTCCTCTAACATCAACACTTTGTGAGAAAGGAGCGAGGCTCCATACTTTTTGAGCGAAGTTGCATTGAAAAAAAAGATGATTGGTAGATTCAGTGGTGTTACATCGATTGCATAGGGTCGAGTTTGTAATGTTGCGGGCAGCAAGATTGCTTCCTACCGGAAGTGCCGCACGAAAGACCTTCCATAGAAACAACTTGATTTTCGGGGCAGTTTCTATCTTCCAGATATCTCGAACCCAGTTGATGTCAGTAGCCAGAGGGTCTTCTAGATTAGCGTTATGCTCCTTCAGGGCCGTTTCATATCCTGAGTGAGTCGTGTACTCTCCAGAAGTGGTGCCTAGCCATATCAGTTTGTCCGGAGCCCCGGTTTTACTTGGTTTCAGGCTTAGAATAGTCTCTTCCTCCTGCGGTAAAACTCGTCTAATTTCCTCTATGTTCCAGTCTTGCCTGTTCGGTTGGAGCAAGTGAACGACTTTCATGTTTAGCTGTGCAAGAGGAGGTGGTCCCATTGGTCGTCTCTTTTCCTCAAGGCTCAGCCATGGCGCTTCCCATATGTTGATAGATTCTCCGTTTCCAACAACCCAACCAGTGTTTTTCAGTATGAGGTCTCTGCCTATCATTAGCCCTCTCCATCCATGTGACTCCACGGTTTTGTTTGATGCTTCGAGGAAAGATGAATCTCCAAAGTACTTCCCCTGCAGAATGCGACTGAGTAGGCAGGAGGGGTTATGGATCAGTCGCCAACTCAGTTTGGCCAGGTAAGCGTCATTGAAACTCTCAAAGTCCCTGAATCCTAGGCCTCCTTTGTCCTTTGGTTGAGTCATCTTAGTCCAGGAAACCCAATCAATCTTTTTCTTTCCATCTTTGTCGTCCCACCAAAATCTCGTTACCGCTGATTGGATTCGAGTGATGAGAGATTTTGGGAGCTTGAAACACGTCATGGCGTGGGACGGGATGGGAGAAAGGACACTGTTGAGCATCACCATTTTACCCGCTGCGGATAAGTGCCTTTTCGACCAACTGCTTGCCTTGATCTTTATTATGTCCACTATGGATGTGAAAAGATCCCGTTTTCGCCGACCAAAATGCTCGggtaaaccaaaatatttccCGGTGCCACCTTCTTTTTGGATTTGTAGACAGTCTTTGATATGTGTCTTGACGGAGTTTGGCGCTCTTCGAGAGAAAGTAATGGAGGATTTGCTGGTGTTGATCGATTGGCCGGATGCTGTCTCGTAGCTAGTCAAGATCGATTGCAAGGCGGTTGCATTTTCCGGATCGGCCTTGAGAAAGAATATTGTGTCGTCCGCAAAGAGAAGGTGATTTATCCTTGGACTCTCATTTGCCACTCGAATACCGGTCAGCCGACCAGCTTCTTGAGCTCTATTACAAAGTCCCGAGAGCACCTCACTACACAAGATGAAGATGTATGGTGAGAGTGGGTCACCTTAACGGATACCCCTACTCGGTTTAACTCTTCCTCTAGGCGAGCCGTTGATGAGGAAGGCGTAAGTAACAGAAGAAACACATTCCATGATCCATGAGATCCATCGATGATGAAATCCAAGTCTTTCAAGAACAAGCTGGATAAACTCCCACTCCAACCTGTCAtaagctttactcatatccgtcttGACAGCCATAGAGACCCGCTGCTCCGCTTTAGAGGTTTGGAGGTAGTGGAGAACTTCATGGGTGATCAAGACATTATCTGCAATTGCTCTTCCCGGGACAAAGGCGGATTGAGTTTCTGAGATGATTTCTGTGAGTAGAGGTTGCAGTCGCTTTGTCAAGATCTTAGAGATGATCTTGTAGTAGACGTTGCATAATGCTATTGGTCGATAGTCCGTGACTGCTTGCGGCCCAGTGACTTTTGGGATGAGTCGGATAAAAGTCTCGTTAATCTTCACTGGGAGCTTTACTGGTTTCAAAAAACTCTTGCACTTCTTTGACAATATCAGGTCCAATGGAATCCCAATTGGTCTGAAAGAATCCCGAGGAGAATCCATCCGGACCTGGTGCTTTGTCCGCATGGATTGAGTAGATAGCCGCTTTAATCTCCTCAGCGTTCGGTATTGATATCAGCCTTTCATTCTCTTCCGCTGATACTTTTGGTTGCAAGGCAAGCTCAactatttcttttctttctcccGGGGAACTTGTGAAGAGGTTCTGGAAATACCGGACAATCACTTGAGCAATCTGCTCCTCTCTATAGACTGGATTTCCCTCTTCGTCGTCAATGACCGAGAAGCTGTTAGCTCTTTTCCTGTTCTTTGTGGTCGCATGGAAAAAGCCGGAGTTCCGGTCTCCTAACCTGAGCCAGAGCAGTCTACTCCGCTGGCGCCAATAAGCTTCTTTCGGCCTGGTATGCGCTTTTGAGTTCGGTGGTGATTTTGTGAATCAGTTGGACGTCATTGACGCTGCTGGTTTGAGCTTCCTCCAATTCTAGCTTCTTTTGCGAGATCACGAGTCTGCTATTTGTCTGCTTCGTCTTGTTCCATTTGGAAATTGCTCCTCGTACTAAAGCGATCTTCTCCGAGACTGTCTGATGTCGAGCTTCAGACCATACAGACTTAATAAGCTCTGTTACTTCCGGGTTATCCTTCAGCCTCCTATCATATCTGAAGATTCCCTTGTGTTTCTTATTTCCCGGTTCAAAAACAGATATAAGCGGCTTGTGGTCTGATCCCTCGTAGGGAAGGTATACACATCTTGCTGTCGGGAAAAGCTCTGCCCAGCTTGTGTTTGCAGCTGCCCTGTCTAAACGGCAGCGGACTAGATGGTCTCCACGCTTGCCTCGCCAAGACAAAAAGTCCCCTGAGTGCGGAATGTCAAATAGGTCTCCCTCCGCATAGAAGGTTCTCAAGTCTGAGAATGATCCTTCTGGTCTTTCGGTTCCGCCAGTCTTCTCGTCGTTGTTGAGTAGGTCGTTGAAATCGCCAGTGATGAACCATGGTTGGTCTCTAGCATTTGATAAATCTATCAGCTGGTCCCATATCGCTCTCCTCTTGATTCTATCAGTGTCCGCATACACAAAAGTCGCATAAAAATTTTCCCCTTCAACTTCCATACAAGTATCCAGTACATTAGTTGTAACATCTAGAACTTCTAGCTTGATTTCCTGTTTCCAAATTAGAGCGAGGCCTCCTTTCTGATATAGTAATAGGAGAAGTTCCCGAAACCAGTCATCCAGACGTAGGCAGCGATGAATACCCTGATGGCATTGTATATCTCAGCAGCAGCAAAGTAATGATACATCAGAAACAGAACCTAGCAAGAAAAACAGTTGCAAAACAACATATTTAACTGGAcgaaaaacaaatgaaaaggtAATGAACAACTACTGAGAAACATCCACCCCTTCCACTCTTCAGTCTGGTGACGATTAAGATAGAGAATATAGTCTCTTCAAGGACGTCATGGCTGACACTATAATGAGTAGACAGTAGAGAAAGATGAAAAGGTCTCTGTTATAAATCTGCAAAATGTAAAATCTCAGATGTTAGTTTCCTACCTCTGAATGATTTAAAGATATAATGTTACACTATATTACACATCTCTAGCACATATATTGTTTCAGATCTTTGATATGCGGTTGAAACTGAGAAAGGGAAATTAAGAGGAGACACCTTTTTCGACTCGCCAAGCAAGCTTGTTCGATCgcaaatataaaagtaaaaaagaatAGCCCCGAACTCAGCCCTGAGAGATAGTAATACAATCATGATAATGATGATCAGCATGGCCATGAATCCAATCTGGTAGTTTACGAACTTACATGGCTCTCAAGGTTGCTCGATTATCAATCAAGAAAGAGTCCTCCAGCGTCAGAAACCTACAAGTAGACAAAAACGTAAATGGTTTCATGAACACTCCACTccaacaacaaacaaacaaaaaaacaagaaatggCTATAAAACTACCTAACGAGGTTGGTTTTGATAGAAGAGTTATAGAACTTGGTAGAGACCGATCTGGGAAGACCACCACCTCCTTCAAGTAACACTGCTACTTCCTTCCTCATCCTTGTTTTTCACCTCACCCAGTTCAACCAAATTATTATCTGAATGACTGCAAGTAAGGTGCAAAGATATTAAAACACAAAGCAAGTTAGATACATAACAAGAGTGCACccgtataaataaataattaacaccaatttaaatcataaataattCCCAAAAGTACATACACTTTAGAATGCAAGGAAGATCTCTTATACTCTAGAAACTCTGAGTATATCCATGCTATGAAGACAGGGATGACTCCGAGCAGAAACGAAACCTGCATTACAGAAAAAATACCAGAAGATCTCTAGTGTGCATCATTTTACGATTGAGGCTAAAGAGAAAACAGAATGAACTTGGAAAGCTACTACTAGCATTCTTAAGATATCAAACTAAATTTCCTTAGCAAACTGATCCACATTTGTAAATTCAATCACGATACGCTTAAATAATGAAATTAAGAATACACTGAAGCATGAGAAACCACCAAccgtagaagaagaagaagaagaagaagaagaagctatttGCTTCAAGTATGGAGAAAATGGCGGGTGCTACGTCCTTCTCGTCAAGTTCACCTGAACGGTTGTTTGTTGGTTTCGCGATGGCTTCGTTCGTTTTTCTCCCGgtttacttattaaaataacaGAAACAAACATGATTATCGatggaaagaaaaaagaaactacTGCTACTAACCGGCTAATTTTGTagactaataaaattattttgcacTTATTTTTGTACAAGTACACATTATATAAGaaactactttaaaaaaaaatgtaaaaaacatgaaaaaatattatgagTAGAAATTAGCTGAATCACATTAAGAAAAAACAGTAAAAAGTTGGTATACCAATCATCACAGTTGTATGATTGCCAAACACTTACAGAGTCATAAGTTAGTACTTATGAGTTATGACATCTGCAACCACCTCTTCGTCCCCACGTTAAGCATCAAATGCAAATGAAGCAGATCGATTCATGCTCTCTTGAGTCTTGAGCGACCTACAACACTTTGCACCACTTTCATCGTCAGAAGACACAACTTAACTCACATCTTTAACATCCTCAGAAACTCGGAGCTGAAGGGACTAACCAAAACTCAAACTCCCACTGGAAAAATCataccttcccttcttcatctCCTCTACCAACAAACCCAACAACGACCCAGCATCCTCCCTGCCACACTGTAAAACATAGCTTCCAGCATTAAACTCTATCATCTCACCATCCATCTCAATCCAGCTACATCCTGGCGTCTTAACAACGCCTCTGTCTCTCATCAACGCCCTCATCTCCGCACATTCATCCCACATCTTCATATCAGCATACACCTTCGAAGATATAACATAGTTCCCTGCGTTCTTCACCTCCTCCATCTCCATCAACATCTTCATCGCTTTCCCTCCAACCACCACATCTTTTCTCTTCTGACACGCTCCAAGAATCGCTCCTAACATGATCTCATCTGCCTTCCCAGGAAACTTCTCCATGAACTCCCACGCCTCGTTTAACATCCCCGCACGAGCCAAAAGATCGATAACGTTTGTGTAGTGCTCGATCTTCGGGACCAACCCGAAGGAAGAACTCATCTCATGGAAATACCTACGGCCCTGATCGACCAAACCGGCGTGAACACAAGCAGAGAGCACTCCCACGAATGTAACATCACTTGGAGGAACTGACATTTGGTCAAACAGTAAAAGAGCTTCTTTGGCGTGTCCATGATGCGCGTAAGTAGATATCATAGCGTTCCAAGTTGCTTCGTTTTTCACAGGCATGGATTCAAATACTCTAAGAGCGTCCTCTATGCCTCCGCACTTCCCGTACATATCAACTAGTCCTGTGGCCACATAGATGTTATGTTGCAAGCCTGTTTCTAAGGCGTATGACTCAATCCTTTTGCCTAACTCAAGAGCTCCAACTGAACCACAAGCAGACAGTACCGTAGACAATGTAACAGCGTCAGGGGAAACTCTTGAATCTTCCATCTCACGAAACAGCTTAATAGCTTCCATTGACCTCCCGTTTTGTGAGTACCTGAGATGGAATCCATTAAAAAGTTTCGATCTTTATATGAATATAGTTTCAAACATGAGACTTACACAGTGATCATAGCATTCCAAGCAACACGGTCCTTGTTAACCATCTGATTGAAAACCCTTCTCGCCGAGTCCAATTCCCCGCATTTGCCATACATACTGATCAACTTAGGCCCAAGAAACGCGCTTAACCCGATCTTCTTCCTGATAGCTATACCCTCAAGCAATCTACCAGTTTTCAAATCACCCAAATGTGAACAAGCACCCAACACACTCACCAACGTCCTCTCATCTGGCTCAACTCCTTCCTCCTCCATCCTCCTAAACAAACCCACCGCGTCTTCCGCCTTACCCGCAAGAGAATACCCAGCAATCATCGAGTTCCACGACACCATATCTTTCTCAGtaatttcatcgaacaccttccgtGCATCAACCACATGACGACATTTCGCATACATAGTGATCAACGAATGATTCACGTGATCGTCTCTTTCCAACCCGACTTTGAACAGCGAGGAATGAACAGATCTACCAACCCTAATCTCCGGGAGGTTCCCGCACGCGACGAAAACGAAATTGTACGTGAAATTATCGGGCTTTAACCCAGAAAACCTCATCCGGCGGTACAGCGACAACGCCCCCACGTGATCGTGCCACGTGTTGGTTAGCCCCCGGATCATGAAATTGAAGGAGTAGTGGTTAGGTTCCTCCGCCGCGGAGAAGAGGAGAGAGGCGTGAGTGAAGTCGCCGAGCTCGACGGCTCTGGGAATCAGGAAATTGGGTTTGTCGACGGAGTTTAATAACATCTGGGCTTGGATCTCTCGGAGTTGGTTCACGGAGACGCATTTTTTAAGCCGGAGAAGAAAGTCTCCGACGAGATCGCGTCGTGATTCTTCAGGTTGTTTAGGTTTGAGTGATGGGAATTGGCGGGAAATGGAGAACGCTAGTTTCTCTGGTTTGAGCATTTGAAATCTCATGAGAATGGCCCACGTGTGAAGACAGAGTTTAAAATGGTACGTGGGTTGGATTCGGATCCAGATTCGGGTTTGGGTCTACAGATACGGTCCACATTAATAGCACACGAACTATATGGTTAAACTTGATAACACATGTTATATAACTAacataaaaactatatttttgttgccgaaatgatagaccacacgttGAATCCGGCTGTTTTAAATGAAAACTGCTTTAATTCAATTTAATCGATCATATCtagtataattaatatattatatcgATTAAATTGGTTGTGATCGGTTTCTATTTAAGAAGTTCAATTTTAAAGATTGAATTACCAAATTTGGACAGTCCTTCAAcctttttacaaacaaaaatactACACTCGTTTGGTAAAgagtatcattttaaatttttattgttt
It encodes the following:
- the LOC125609610 gene encoding uncharacterized protein LOC125609610, producing the protein MRTKHQVRMDSPRDSFRPIGIPLDLILSKKCKSFLKPVKLPVKINETFIRLIPKVTGPQAVTDYRPIALCNVYYKIISKILTKRLQPLLTEIISETQSAFVPGRAIADNVLITHEVLHYLQTSKAEQRVSMAVKTDMSKAYDSEVLSGLCNRAQEAGRLTGIRVANESPRINHLLFADDTIFFLKADPENATALQSILTSYETASGQSINTSKSSITFSRRAPNSVKTHIKDCLQIQKEGGTGKYFGLPEHFGRRKRDLFTSIVDIIKIKASSWSKRHLSAAGKMVMLNSVLSPIPSHAMTCFKLPKSLITRIQSAVTRFWWDDKDGKKKIDWVSWTKMTQPKDKGGLGFRDFESFNDAYLAKLSWRLIHNPSCLLSRILQGKYFGDSSFLEASNKTVESHGWRGLMIGRDLILKNTGWVVGNGESINIWEAPWLSLEEKRRPMGPPPLAQLNMKVVHLLQPNRQDWNIEEIRRVLPQEEETILSLKPSKTGAPDKLIWLGTTSGEYTTHSGYETALKEHNANLEDPLATDINWVRDIWKIETAPKIKLFLWKVFRAALPVGSNLAARNITNSTLCNRCNTTESTNHLFFQCNFAQKVWSLAPFSQSVDVRGLVDLASCWHSLCTLECLPPSGVSGQLAPWILWGIWLARNNLIFNNKQSSPEEVISSAINAAREWLSEQVKTPTPTPTPLPRETRPPHTTVRKD
- the LOC106447500 gene encoding pentatricopeptide repeat-containing protein At2g34400-like, translated to MRFQMLKPEKLAFSISRQFPSLKPKQPEESRRDLVGDFLLRLKKCVSVNQLREIQAQMLLNSVDKPNFLIPRAVELGDFTHASLLFSAAEEPNHYSFNFMIRGLTNTWHDHVGALSLYRRMRFSGLKPDNFTYNFVFVACGNLPEIRVGRSVHSSLFKVGLERDDHVNHSLITMYAKCRHVVDARKVFDEITEKDMVSWNSMIAGYSLAGKAEDAVGLFRRMEEEGVEPDERTLVSVLGACSHLGDLKTGRLLEGIAIRKKIGLSAFLGPKLISMYGKCGELDSARRVFNQMVNKDRVAWNAMITVYSQNGRSMEAIKLFREMEDSRVSPDAVTLSTVLSACGSVGALELGKRIESYALETGLQHNIYVATGLVDMYGKCGGIEDALRVFESMPVKNEATWNAMISTYAHHGHAKEALLLFDQMSVPPSDVTFVGVLSACVHAGLVDQGRRYFHEMSSSFGLVPKIEHYTNVIDLLARAGMLNEAWEFMEKFPGKADEIMLGAILGACQKRKDVVVGGKAMKMLMEMEEVKNAGNYVISSKVYADMKMWDECAEMRALMRDRGVVKTPGCSWIEMDGEMIEFNAGSYVLQCGREDAGSLLGLLVEEMKKGRYDFSSGSLSFG